One genomic segment of Methanobrevibacter sp. includes these proteins:
- the rqcH gene encoding ribosome rescue protein RqcH, with product MKSMSNVDIFTISNELNNLLSGARVDKSFQPTKDIVVMRFHVPGTGRIDLVMQCGSRIHISQYPLENPTTPPTFPMLLRKRVKGAHVESIKQHNFDRVVEIRVKKDKYYTIIVELFDKGNIILLDDENNIILPLKRKQLSARDISSKREYKFPEERGINPITASESEFKELFENHDSDIVRTLAMNGLGSLYAEEIIKRANDIIELDKNTPNNEISDEQLSALYTGFKDLFDNLTEENIKPQIVKNESKEDVVALDLIKYDSFEKTYYKTFNEACDEFYSKKVNTDIKNIKEAAWNKKVNKFEKRLRLQQETLDNFYKTIDDSQHKGEVIYSNYPTIENVVNVVNQARSKDYSFKEIGKTLKKAKKDGMNEAQIYESIDKMGVLTLNIDNTTLLIDPKLTIPENAENYYEKAKKAKRKTKGAQIAIENTKKQLEKIKAKKDIAMENIAVPKKRVKKNLKWYEKLRWFLSSDGHLVIGGRDANSNESVVKKYLEPNDIYLHADIHGASSTAIKLNGDELNDSLIKESGEFAASFSSAWSMGFTSQDVFWVHPDQVTKTPESGEFLPKGSFVIRGHRNYIRGSRVKLAIGIVDYEGKRIMAGPIEALEAHCENYVVLKPGFMKKEAIAKKIIHKINEDDLLTLDDIIRVLPSGKCDIDEEYHQRKKYEKN from the coding sequence ATGAAATCCATGTCAAACGTTGACATTTTTACAATAAGTAATGAACTAAATAATTTATTAAGTGGTGCTAGAGTCGATAAATCATTCCAACCTACAAAAGACATTGTAGTTATGAGATTTCATGTTCCAGGAACTGGAAGAATAGATTTAGTAATGCAGTGTGGCTCTAGAATACACATTAGCCAATATCCACTTGAAAATCCAACAACTCCACCAACATTTCCTATGCTTTTAAGAAAAAGAGTTAAAGGAGCTCATGTTGAAAGCATAAAACAGCATAATTTTGATCGTGTAGTGGAAATCAGGGTAAAAAAAGACAAATATTATACTATAATTGTTGAGTTGTTTGATAAAGGAAACATAATTCTATTGGACGATGAAAACAATATTATCTTACCACTTAAAAGAAAACAGTTAAGTGCAAGAGACATAAGCTCAAAAAGAGAATACAAATTTCCGGAAGAAAGAGGAATAAATCCAATTACTGCAAGTGAAAGTGAATTTAAAGAGTTATTTGAAAATCATGACAGCGATATCGTTAGAACCCTTGCAATGAATGGATTAGGAAGTTTATACGCAGAAGAAATTATTAAAAGAGCCAATGACATAATAGAACTTGATAAAAATACACCTAACAATGAAATTTCAGATGAGCAATTATCTGCATTATACACCGGATTTAAAGACTTATTCGACAATCTTACCGAAGAAAATATCAAACCACAAATTGTAAAAAATGAATCAAAAGAAGATGTCGTAGCGCTTGACTTAATAAAATACGATTCTTTTGAAAAAACTTATTATAAAACATTTAATGAAGCATGCGATGAATTCTACTCAAAAAAAGTCAATACTGATATAAAAAATATAAAAGAGGCAGCATGGAATAAGAAAGTAAATAAGTTTGAAAAAAGGTTGCGTTTACAACAAGAGACACTTGATAATTTTTATAAAACCATTGATGATAGTCAACATAAAGGAGAGGTTATTTATTCTAATTACCCTACCATCGAAAATGTAGTAAATGTTGTCAACCAAGCAAGGAGTAAGGATTATTCTTTTAAAGAAATTGGTAAAACATTGAAAAAAGCTAAAAAAGATGGAATGAATGAAGCCCAAATTTATGAATCTATTGATAAAATGGGAGTATTGACCTTAAATATTGATAACACCACTCTATTAATAGATCCGAAGTTAACAATACCTGAAAATGCTGAAAATTATTATGAAAAAGCAAAGAAAGCTAAAAGAAAAACAAAAGGTGCACAAATAGCTATTGAAAACACTAAAAAACAGCTGGAAAAAATTAAAGCTAAAAAGGATATTGCAATGGAAAATATCGCTGTACCTAAAAAGAGAGTTAAGAAAAATTTAAAATGGTATGAAAAGTTAAGATGGTTTTTAAGCTCAGACGGTCATTTGGTTATTGGCGGGCGTGATGCCAACAGTAATGAAAGTGTTGTTAAAAAATATTTAGAGCCAAATGATATTTATTTACATGCAGATATACATGGAGCATCATCAACTGCAATAAAATTGAATGGTGATGAGTTAAATGATTCTCTCATCAAAGAATCCGGAGAGTTTGCAGCATCATTTTCATCTGCTTGGTCAATGGGTTTCACATCCCAAGACGTATTTTGGGTTCATCCGGACCAAGTTACAAAAACACCCGAATCCGGAGAATTTTTACCAAAAGGATCATTTGTAATAAGAGGCCACAGAAACTATATTCGAGGCTCAAGAGTAAAATTAGCAATTGGTATTGTTGATTATGAAGGAAAAAGAATAATGGCAGGACCAATTGAAGCTTTAGAAGCACATTGTGAAAATTATGTCGTATTAAAACCAGGATTTATGAAAAAAGAAGCAATAGCGAAAAAAATTATCCATAAAATTAATGAAGATGATTTATTAACACTTGACGACATCATCAGAGTGTTGCCATCTGGAAAATGCGATATTGATGAAGAATATCATCAAAGAAAAAAATATGAAAAAAATTAA
- a CDS encoding metal-dependent hydrolase — MEIRWLGHSAFEIISDDNVRILIDPFISNNPSCEVPVEELNPDIILLTHGHSDHFGDALEISNSTNAPIACIHEISLFLAKQGIRNISVNIGGSFIFRNIKFTMLEAKHSSDIDIVEETVPGGTAASFLITFEDGTKIYHCGDTGLFGDMKDIIGAIYKPDVVMVPIGDKFTMGPFEAALGTMWMNPKVVIPMHYNTFPPIEQDPAIFANFVSQFNPNIDIVVMNPNEYFEFNPEDYQD; from the coding sequence ATGGAAATTAGGTGGTTAGGTCATTCTGCCTTTGAAATTATTAGTGATGATAATGTTAGAATATTAATTGACCCATTTATTAGTAACAATCCCAGTTGTGAAGTTCCTGTAGAAGAATTGAATCCTGATATTATTTTATTAACTCATGGACATTCTGACCATTTTGGTGATGCTTTAGAAATTTCTAATAGTACTAATGCACCTATAGCATGTATCCATGAAATTTCACTCTTTTTAGCAAAACAGGGAATTAGAAACATTAGTGTTAATATCGGCGGTTCTTTTATATTTAGAAATATTAAATTTACCATGCTTGAAGCAAAACATTCCTCTGACATTGATATTGTCGAAGAGACTGTTCCTGGAGGAACTGCTGCAAGTTTTCTTATAACTTTTGAAGATGGAACTAAAATATATCACTGTGGTGATACAGGATTATTTGGTGATATGAAAGATATTATTGGTGCTATTTATAAACCTGATGTTGTGATGGTTCCTATTGGTGATAAATTTACTATGGGTCCATTCGAAGCTGCTCTTGGTACAATGTGGATGAATCCAAAAGTGGTAATTCCAATGCATTACAATACTTTCCCACCTATAGAACAGGATCCTGCAATATTTGCTAATTTTGTAAGTCAATTTAATCCGAATATTGACATTGTGGTTATGAACCCAAATGAATATTTTGAATTTAATCCTGAAGATTATCAGGATTAA